A single Halobacteriovorax vibrionivorans DNA region contains:
- a CDS encoding MarR family winged helix-turn-helix transcriptional regulator: protein MSDEILYIENQVCFSLYRLSKLITSQYRPYLEEINLTYPQYLVMLVLWEDERVNMSELGDKLSLDTGTLSPLVKRLIEKKLVEKKRCEEDERIVYITTTTQGKKLKKKAKSIPQKLLCSKEIDISEIQKLKAEADKVYNLWSTHE, encoded by the coding sequence ATGAGTGATGAAATTCTCTACATTGAAAACCAAGTTTGCTTTAGCCTATATCGATTAAGCAAATTGATAACAAGTCAGTACAGGCCTTATCTTGAAGAGATAAACCTTACTTATCCTCAATATCTTGTCATGCTTGTTCTATGGGAAGATGAAAGAGTTAATATGTCTGAGCTGGGAGATAAGTTATCACTTGATACCGGAACACTCTCCCCTCTTGTCAAGAGGCTTATTGAAAAGAAACTTGTTGAGAAGAAAAGATGTGAGGAAGACGAGAGAATTGTCTATATAACAACAACGACACAGGGAAAGAAGTTAAAGAAAAAGGCAAAATCAATACCTCAAAAGCTACTTTGTTCAAAAGAAATAGATATTAGTGAAATACAAAAGCTAAAAGCTGAAGCAGATAAAGTATATAACCTATGGAGCACACATGAATAA